The Naumovozyma dairenensis CBS 421 chromosome 8, complete genome genomic sequence caataaataaatgaatagTTCGAATGATAATCTATTCGTTTCtgtctttctttctttctttctttgtatATTGTATATTGTATAAACGTTCCATCTTGCTATTTGCTGTCATAATTGTCCATATTCTGGTGTGGTGTCTGGATGTTTTGtagtaatttttcagatttttcacttttaacgtttatgaaaaatatatgtgTTGATAAAAGATGACATGAAAAGATGGATCATTCCAAAACACAACAAGATACAGACTGTTCTATTAGGATAAGGTGCCTGAAGATAACCCAGATAATAGATCATGTCTGATTGGAAAGTGGATCCCGACGCTAGAAGACGTCTTTTACAATTGCAAAAAGTAGGAGCCAACAAGAAATGTGTCGATTGTCACGCCCCTAATCCTCAATGGGCTTCACCAAAATTCGGTATCTTCATTTGCTTAGAATGTGCAGGTACTCATAGAAGTTTGGGTGTTCATATCTCATTTGTAAGATCTATTACCATGGATCAATTCAAACCTGAAGAACTCGTTAGAATGGAAAAAGGTGGGAATCAACAGTTTAATGACTACATGTCTCAACATGGTATAGATTTGAATTTACCTCCAAAAGTCAAATATGATAATCTAATTGCAGAAGattataaacaaaaattgacATGTGAAGTCGAGGGAACAGATTTCGTTGAACCTGAACATCCAGGTTTCGATCCATCATCACTTTCTGCTTCTGGTCCTCATTCAGCTTGTTCTTCGAATAATAGTAGCGCGAACATTGATAGTCGATCAGAGGGAACGCCAGTGGAAAATCGTCGCTCTAATGCCCCACAACTTCCTAATGAACAacgagaaaaaaatgaagcGTATTTTGCGTCTCTTGGtaagaaaaatgaatctAGACCTGATCATTTGCCTCCGTCTCAAGGTGGCAAATATCAAGGTTTTGGTAATACACCAAACAATAATCaatcatcgtcatcatctgAAAATCTAAACTCAAACACTTTAAACTTGGAAAATATTCAGAACGATCCCATTGGTACTCTTTCAAGAGGTTGGagtttattttcttccGCTATTACTAAATCATTTGATGATGTCACTGAAACTGTCATCAAACCAGGGATGGAACAATGGCAATCAGGTGAATTGTCTGAGGAAACTAAAAGAGCTGCTGCTCAATTTGGtcaaaaatttcaagaGACAAGTACTTATGGTATACAAGCATTTCAACAATTCacaaaaaatttacaaGATCAATATGTAAATCCTGGTACAGATATGAATGATGTTCAATACTCAAATGCAAACGCTACcaataacgataataatgattcttcATATCATGATGCATCAACCCAAGATCGTGAAGAATCTAATAAGAAACATTCTGAAGATAACTGGGATGATTTTTAAAAAGTAATATGTCTTTTATTAATgttataatataatatatgtatCTTATTtaatacaaaaaaacaaaacaaaaaatttcattcatctttaattaaCTATCGATCTTCCTGTCTGCTTCAATTATCTAACTATATACGTATAtacaataaaataaaataagaTAAACGAAAATGCCTGGTACCGTAACTGAAGCTATCTTTTGAACTCTTTTTTGATAAGCGATTATAAAAACTTCAAGCAACCGTTCCAGCCTCATAATAGCTATAATGTAATCTATTATTCTAGGATTATTGTATAATCAACACAAGCATTCGAAAAGCAGCTTTTTCGGCGTgaattcttttctttcatgTAGTTCGTTGTAATCTAACCCCAGTTATCAGTTTCCCAATTCCAAATCAAAGTGATACAATAGAATCCGGGAGAGTATTCATGCTCAAAAATTGGATATactaatattttttttccagtGAAGAATTGTAGGGGCCAAATGAAATCTCTTTAGGAAATTGCTGGTAgagatgattttgaaattcaaagataCCAAATCAGAAGTAAGAAGAGCAGCCACTACTAGGTATCAGAGGTTaccatttattattaattttggTGGTAGACCTAATTACTTGATGAGTGCCGGTGGGTATGTATTTGAAGCCTATatgattcattattcaGTTGAAAAAGATTATAGCCCTAGGTCATTGTACGAGGCTTGTGAACGTTCTAGAAAACCACCCAAGGTAAAGGTGCCAGGATAGCAATATCTCATGATGATGTTTGCTGTGTTGCATAACCATGATTTCTTCGTTTTGTTTATAAGAAGTTTCCATCAATGCCTAGAGTTAAATGTTCAGCCACTGGCTTACATTGATGACCTTGTATGTTCAGTTTTCCCAAGAGAGAAGGTTATTTTTGGTGGTATGAGCTATGTACTATTTATATGTAAAAGAAtgttagtattatttttgttttgttgtttcttttattttgatatatatatatatatatatattggtATTATCTCTGAGTTTTAGCCGCGCATGTCTCACCAACTATATAGAGGGAAATTCATTAAGGGAGGTATGTAAGCGTGATACTGGAATTTATTCTTAGATTGTCATGATCAGAATTCAATGTAGTTTAACATAGTTCAAAATGACGTCTGTatcattgatattgattAGTTGTGTGTGCATGAATATATGTAGACTGGACCAACTCCTTGAACAGCTGTAcggaatatataaatggaCATCATAATAAGATAGAAGATTAGAACAACTCTCCTTGAATACGTAAATACAGAACGAAAAAATGCCTAACTCAGGTACCTAACATTGATCAACATATACATTATTAAAAGACAATTAATTAATcaatacaataataacatcatAAACAAGAACGAAAACACTCAAGACCACGCTGATAACTCTCAGGTAACGAACAAAGACATCCCCATGGCTCTAGTGCTAAATCAGCACAAAGATGATAAAACTACTCTTATCGTCTTTTAATGTCATTGGGTTTATTTGAGGTAGCTACGCGtatgaatttatttgttatttttcaaattgttattattattcaatccTTAAAAAACATAATcaagtttttctttttttacttttctCTTAGGAGAGAGGATTTGTCCATTTTGTATATAAACTTGCAACTGAAGCTACATCAGATAACGTTCCCAATCTTAGAGCCTTTCGGTATTCACCTTATTTAACCTTTATGCTTATTACATAAAAAAAGTGattgaatttatatattatacccGAACGTATagttatataaatatatattcacaTTGAGTTGGTAAATTAAATAGAAtgacaaataataatggtcTCATTTTTTAAACTTAGAATATGGGGAATTTCTCCAACCCCCAATATCGGTGAGTACTTTGTAGTCATTCCTTGTTTTTAAATCAGGTCGTTTTACTATCCTTAGTTAAGAAGATTCCATTACATACATGTAGGCAATAGTAGAATtgtattttatatatgtagTAAAGGTAATTTTTACCTATTCAATCTGTAAACCttgttgataatttcaaatggCTTAGTGTAGCTATGCACGATTATAGCTTCTCCAAATAATTGTGATGAGCACAGATGAAGTTCGAAAGAACAGGCAAAATACCAGAGACGATGGTATTACTGAAGAGTCATATTGATTTATCAGTGTTTAGAACCGAACGATATTGGAAGACGTCTCCTAGGAAGGGCAACAGAAAGTTAGCGTCGACCTCATCAAGTTcagtatataatataatggaTATTACAATCTTTTCTTACTAAAATACCTTGCCCTGATTTAGTAAAGCATGGTGGATTGGACTCCGCATTGCTAGCATTTATCATTTCTAGAAGAGGATTCCATTACGACATTTGGGACCCTCTTTATGTAATGGGTCGGTGGATTGCTTGATATTACCAgatcttttctttaaaatgTCATCAATCGAAAAACTTATCAAAATCTCGATGCCTCAGAATGCCCGTAGCATTTACGCATCGCTATTTGAGTAAGTTCTACGTACATTTAGTACAAAATTCTAAAATCGgacaaaaaaaacattGAACGAGAcctcaaataataaagctACTTCCTTCTTGGGTATGCGTTTAATCCCTCTTGAAATACTCGATCACAGTTTCGAGGTGTTAGACTACATCTATTAAtcgataataaatattgaCTTATCTTACAAGGGAAACGctcaaaaataaaacattaaTATCTTCAGCTAGTAAGCCATTGATTGAGCAGCCATACTAAATACGGTCTGAACtgaataaaaaataccTTCTTAGAGAAAGTATGGAAGTATCCGCcgaaataataattaatttgaCTACAGAGTTGAGAATATTTAGTTCCTTTATTGTTAAAAAAAGTGCATACTATAAGTTTCAAAGGTTGGAGATTTCCACTAATGAATATCTATATGGACACATTTTCACTTGAAAGATTAGAATACACGATGACCATTCTTAGTTCTCTATGTACATAAGTAAAATGGTATGCTACCAATGGGACAACGTCCTCGGCGACAATTCTCCCATGCATGCTTCCCTCCTTCATATAACACGAATTTAACACCATTGAATCTGGATTCATCGTACAGATCAATGAATATATCATGCGGTAAAATTATAGTacgaaagaagaaatttctcaaatatataatcgaaaaatcttttattattcttttccGTATTTCTACAGAACCTCAAATCATAGTCAAAAAACATGTAAAAAATTACATCAGTTGAAGCGAGGCGGGTTTAAAAACCGGGAAGGAGTTCTGAGTTGTACGTAATTCGTGGGGCTGAAATTGAATGGCTGGGGATTAGTGGAGTCCATAAAAATCTGTCCCAGTCATTCGATTTTTTATTCACGCTTTCATAGTGATAAGGCCATTGTTGGTGAATTCGAAAGCTTACATGCGTACGTAATTGTACCTGATTCACGTTCAATTTTTAGATATACTAGAATATATTGCTAAGACAGCTATAGGTATCGTAATCCTAACATTCAAGAACCGGTAGCTAGTAGAAAGTAGCTACTAGGTTCTAAGTATCCATGATCCAAAGGCTTGATCCGGTTGATAATGGAAGATCAGAACTTAGCCCTGAGTAAATGTAGAGAAGATTCCACGCTATAAAGAATTGGAGGATTCAGAGAGAGATGTGTACAAAATCACTTCGAGAGTGTTAAGCTCCAGGATTTTCCTAACTGGTCTTCGAGAACCTCATCACATATaccttcaaataatttccTAAATTGGGCAAAGCCCAAGAACTGAGATGACATATTTAGTAATATCGTTCTCAACAACCTCTACATCCAAGCTATATTCTTCCCATCGCTTATTTGGGTTGCTTTAGGAAACTATTCCACGATCTATAATACCGCTTCTAGtaaaagaagatatatttCGATCTACCAAATGCCAATATTTCGTGTATCAATTTTCGTgtatttcaataaaaacaCCAAAGTTTTAACCAATGTTTAGCTTGGATAGATTCAAATCAACCAAAAAGTCCTATCATTAACTACATTTTTATGTTTTACTCATCGAAAAGACGCCAATTGTAGCTAATGCCAACAACATAAAGGAAGTATTAAAGTCCAACGATGCTTTAGAAGATTCACAGCGTTCAGGATTTGCTTCTTAAAAGCTCTTccattcaataaaaaaaatatgcaACAGCTATAACGAAtcatatcattatcatgtTTGAAGAAAGCACTGCAATCATAATGGCCAACAATTCCATAGAAAAAATTGGTGACATAAAATGTAATTCATACGTCCGATGTGAGGATGGTTCAGATAGTCGTGTAACAAGTGTAGCAAAAGCTACTCAAACAGTATATGAAATAGTTCAAAGAACAAAACATAGAGCTAATGAAGGTGAGCCTGGAAGGTCTGATCCGCTTCGTAAAAAGGTTTTCCaaagaattcaattgaaatgCACAGCGGCTCATGAACTTAATCTTATGGTTCCTATCAAAgcaacaattgaaaattcGTTTAAGAGGCAAAAATATTCTGTTAGATGGACACAGtttgaaaagtttcaaaCTTTGGATGGTCGAGTAATAATGATTCCAAAGAATCATCACAAGGACTTTCCAATGGATTCAGATGGAGAGAAAGCTGCCAAGCTAATGAAGGATGATCTAAACTTATTATATGGAAATCgtttcatattcaatttacAACTAAGGGATTTGGATTATTTAGATGGTCAAACACGAGCTGCTGTTTCATTACGGTATTGTCCCATATTAACAGGTAATGGAATATTATCTGAATTTTTGACAGGCCAGCCTCATTTAATTACTTCTGCTACCTTAAGTATGGCATGGTTGTTGGGTTTATGGTTAGGTGATGGAACTACAAAAGAACCAGAAATAACGGTGGACAGTTTTGATCAGACTCTAATGGAGAGTTTAAAAGAACAAGGTTATCTCTGGGGACTTTATCCTTATTATAAAGATGAAGCAGTTCCTTTACGTGCCAAACATGTTCGATTATATTATGGAGCTGGTCCATCCAACAAACGAAAAGTGAGGAATTTAAGAAGAGACAATCCATTCTGGAACACGGTGAAGGGTCTTAAGTTCAAGAGGGAAGATGATGGACATAAGCAACTACCAGAATTCATGTGGAATGAAGATGTGGAAATCAGGGAAGCGTTCTTGGCTGGGTTAATAGATGCTGATGGTTATGTTCTTAAAGAAAAACGTGCCGATAAAACTTATGTCGTCACAATTCAAACAATATACCATTCTATTATGGAAGGAGTAGTGAACATAGCGAGGTCGCTTGGAATGTGGGCAACTGTAACTACTCGATCCGCCAGAACGTCCACCATCATTGGCCGCCAAGTTACGTGTCAATTTACTTATGACATCTCAATATCGGGAACAACGCCATTACAAAGTGTTCTCGCTTACTGCAGAAGTGGGCATAAGAGGAGGGAAGCTCCAAAGCATGTCTCCAGAGAACCTATTTATTTTAAGTTCACTGAAAAAGTTATTGGTCAAAGTAATGTTGTGGGACTAACTATTGAAAATCATAAGCAGAATATTCTCCTTGCTAACAAAGTCGCCGCACGAGTTTGCACTGAGATATGTGATAAAGATCAGCCAAAAATATCCATCACGAAGAATCTGAAACACTGTATTGCATGCCCAAGAACTGGTGTTAGATATTTTTACAGAGATTGGACTGGTAATCATCGCGTATGTGCTAGATGTTATTGTCGTTATAAATTTAGTGGTTACCGGTGTTTGAACTGTAAGTACATTCCAGAGGCGCGGGAAGTCAAAAAGGCTAAAATCAAAGGGGAAAAACTTGGAAATACAAACAATGGTGAATTAGTAAGAGGTCTCGACTGTAACAGATGTGGTGGAATCTTAACGtttgatgaaattagaGGCACCAGACATCATCGTGTTAATACTTTGAACTGAATTTGTGCCTAAGACACCAACTTATTGTTCAAGCATTAAAGGAAATATGATACGTATTGGTTAGCCTGGTTAGTAGAAAGCGACTTGTTCAAACTATTTCAgtaaattttattatagacttttttttattatttgactTATTCATTCTTTCTTGATGGCACTTGcgtgttattatttttgtattAACTATAGCAACGGCATTTTTAGGTTATTGTGGTATTAAATGAGAATAGGTGGATTTGAACCAAGCATGGGTTGCTTAAAAGCAATTGTTTTACCTTAAACAATATTCtcgtatatatatatatatatatatattataaaacctaactttatttatttacttatTTCTAagtattatattatattgaattgGGTTTGGTTCTAAACAAACACTACTATTTCAAAGTATTTATAAAACGCTGCTGCGTTATCATTGTATATAGAGATGAGCTGATTGCGACAAAATATACGCTACAGAATAACTTACCTAAATActattcaaaagaaaagcTTTTTACAAAAGACGAATGATTTTAACTATAAATATACATGCTCATATATTCgataaataattattacaGGTTGTTAAGAATAAAATGTTTAATCTATATTTAATGGAATATCTTAACGAGTTGCCATAGCCTTGGTAACAACTCTCTTCAAACCAACTTCAGCCTTTCTCAAGTCATCAGTGGAAGAATCTTCAATACTCAAAGCAGATAAAGCATCAGCTAAAGCAGCTTCAATCTTGGATTTAGAACCTCTCTTTAGCTTAGAAGATAAGACTGGGTCAGTAACAGTTTGTTCAATAGAAGCAACGTAAGATTCCAATCTTTGTCTAGCTTCATGCTTCTTGGCGAAAGCTTCATCGGCTGCTTTGAACTCTTCAGCTTGGCTAACCATCTTTTCGATTTCATCAGAAGATAATCTACCAACAGCGTTAGAAATGGTAATATTAGAAGTTTTACCAGTAGATTTTTCGACAGCGGTAACCTTTAAGATACCATTAGCATCAACTTCGAAGATAGCTTCCAAAACAGGTTCTCCAGCTGGCATTGGTGGAATGTTCTTCAAGTCGAATTCACCTAACAGAGTGTTTTCTTTACAGTTAACACGCTCACCTTGGTAAACTGGGAATTGAACAGTGGTTTGGTTGTCAGCACAGGTAGTAAAAGTTCTTCTCTTGATAGTTGGAACTGTGGTGTTTCTTGGAACGACGATACCGAAAATGTCACCTTGTAGACCAACACCTAAAGATAACGGAGCAACATCTAATAGCAATAGATCTTTAGTTTCATCAGATGTAGATTGACCAGTCAAGATGGCACCTTGAACGGCAGCACCGTAAGCAACAGCTTCATCTGGGTTAATAGATTTTTCTAGTTGTTTACCATCGAAGAAAtcagataataatttttgaaccTTTGGAATTCTAGTAGAACCACCAACTAAAAcaacttcatcaatttgAGTCTTAGAGATCTTGGCATCTTTCAAGACTTGTTCAACTGGTTCTAAAGTAGATTTGAATAAGGAGGCGTTTAAATCTTCGAATCTGGCTCTGGTCAAAGAAGCTTCGAAATCTTCACCTTCGAATAAGGAGTCGACTTCAACGGTAGTTTGAGTGACAGAAGATAAAGTTCTCTTAGCTCTTTCAGCTGCAGTTCTTAATCTTCTCAAAGCTCTAGCATCACCAGAGATATCTAAACCagtcttcttcttgaattcACCCTTGAAATGTTCCAATAAGTTGGTATCAAAATCTTGACCACCCA encodes the following:
- the SSB1 gene encoding Hsp70 family ATPase SSB1 (similar to Saccharomyces cerevisiae SSB1 (YDL229W) and SSB2 (YNL209W); ancestral locus Anc_2.41), which gives rise to MADGVFQGAIGIDLGTTYSCVATYESSVEIIANEQGNRVTPSFVAFTPEERLIGDAAKNQAALNPKNTVFDAKRLIGRRFDEESVQQDMKTWPFKVIDVDGNPVIEVEYLGETKTFSPQEISSMVLNKMKEIAEAKIGKKVEKAVITVPAYFNDAQRQATGDAGAISGLNVLRIINEPTAAAIAYGLGAGKSEKERHVLIFDLGGGTFDVSLLHIAGGVYTVKSTSGNTHLGGQDFDTNLLEHFKGEFKKKTGLDISGDARALRRLRTAAERAKRTLSSVTQTTVEVDSLFEGEDFEASLTRARFEDLNASLFKSTLEPVEQVLKDAKISKTQIDEVVLVGGSTRIPKVQKLLSDFFDGKQLEKSINPDEAVAYGAAVQGAILTGQSTSDETKDLLLLDVAPLSLGVGLQGDIFGIVVPRNTTVPTIKRRTFTTCADNQTTVQFPVYQGERVNCKENTLLGEFDLKNIPPMPAGEPVLEAIFEVDANGILKVTAVEKSTGKTSNITISNAVGRLSSDEIEKMVSQAEEFKAADEAFAKKHEARQRLESYVASIEQTVTDPVLSSKLKRGSKSKIEAALADALSALSIEDSSTDDLRKAEVGLKRVVTKAMATR
- the GCS1 gene encoding GTPase-activating protein GCS1 (similar to Saccharomyces cerevisiae GCS1 (YDL226C) and SPS18 (YNL204C); ancestral locus Anc_2.46) → MSDWKVDPDARRRLLQLQKVGANKKCVDCHAPNPQWASPKFGIFICLECAGTHRSLGVHISFVRSITMDQFKPEELVRMEKGGNQQFNDYMSQHGIDLNLPPKVKYDNLIAEDYKQKLTCEVEGTDFVEPEHPGFDPSSLSASGPHSACSSNNSSANIDSRSEGTPVENRRSNAPQLPNEQREKNEAYFASLGKKNESRPDHLPPSQGGKYQGFGNTPNNNQSSSSSENLNSNTLNLENIQNDPIGTLSRGWSLFSSAITKSFDDVTETVIKPGMEQWQSGELSEETKRAAAQFGQKFQETSTYGIQAFQQFTKNLQDQYVNPGTDMNDVQYSNANATNNDNNDSSYHDASTQDREESNKKHSEDNWDDF
- the HO gene encoding Hop (similar to Saccharomyces cerevisiae HO (YDL227C); ancestral locus Anc_2.42): MFEESTAIIMANNSIEKIGDIKCNSYVRCEDGSDSRVTSVAKATQTVYEIVQRTKHRANEGEPGRSDPLRKKVFQRIQLKCTAAHELNLMVPIKATIENSFKRQKYSVRWTQFEKFQTLDGRVIMIPKNHHKDFPMDSDGEKAAKLMKDDLNLLYGNRFIFNLQLRDLDYLDGQTRAAVSLRYCPILTGNGILSEFLTGQPHLITSATLSMAWLLGLWLGDGTTKEPEITVDSFDQTLMESLKEQGYLWGLYPYYKDEAVPLRAKHVRLYYGAGPSNKRKVRNLRRDNPFWNTVKGLKFKREDDGHKQLPEFMWNEDVEIREAFLAGLIDADGYVLKEKRADKTYVVTIQTIYHSIMEGVVNIARSLGMWATVTTRSARTSTIIGRQVTCQFTYDISISGTTPLQSVLAYCRSGHKRREAPKHVSREPIYFKFTEKVIGQSNVVGLTIENHKQNILLANKVAARVCTEICDKDQPKISITKNLKHCIACPRTGVRYFYRDWTGNHRVCARCYCRYKFSGYRCLNCKYIPEAREVKKAKIKGEKLGNTNNGELVRGLDCNRCGGILTFDEIRGTRHHRVNTLN